Proteins encoded by one window of Microplitis demolitor isolate Queensland-Clemson2020A chromosome 6, iyMicDemo2.1a, whole genome shotgun sequence:
- the LOC128668114 gene encoding uncharacterized protein LOC128668114 — protein sequence MIGNQRIHVMKYTDDVALVADTEEELRGMLKELDGYTEENKMEVNVEKTKILICRNGGRKKKGKKWMYKGSEVEEVKEFKYLGYHFTTRNSAGKQKKELAQKAQKATNAVWGVIKRSKRNSMRDRMYLMNTVARTVALYGVEVWGWEKSEEIERVHRRLCKMALGVRRDTPEYIWRDEMGVEKMEVILKERAVRYMKDCMMMEK from the coding sequence ATGATTGGGAACCAACGAATACATGTCATGAAATATACGGATGATGTGGCGCTAGTTGCGGACACAGAAGAGGAGCTAAGAGGGATGCTGAAAGAGCTGGATGGATACACAGAAGAGAATAAGATGGAGGTGAACgtggaaaaaacaaaaattctaatatgcAGAAATGGAGGTAGAAAAAAGAAGGGAAAGAAATGGATGTATAAAGGAAGTGAGGTCGAAGaagtcaaagaatttaaatatcttgggTACCATTTCACCACAAGGAATAGCGcagggaaacaaaaaaaggaaCTAGCACAAAAAGCACAAAAGGCCACAAATGCAGTATGGGGAGTGATAAAAAGGAGCAAAAGGAACAGCATGAGGGACAGGATGTATCTGATGAACACTGTGGCAAGAACAGTAGCTTTGTACGGAGTGGAGGTCTGGGGATGGGAAAAGTCGGAAGAAATAGAGAGGGTGCATAGGAGGCTCTGCAAGATGGCATTAGGAGTAAGAAGGGATACACCAGAATATATTTGGAGGGACGAGATGGGAGTAGAAAAGATggaagtaatattaaaagaaagagCAGTAAGATATATGAAGGATTGTATGATGATGGAAAAATAG